A part of Capsicum annuum cultivar UCD-10X-F1 chromosome 6, UCD10Xv1.1, whole genome shotgun sequence genomic DNA contains:
- the LOC107874275 gene encoding uncharacterized protein LOC107874275: MSDHAKFVKDLVEKKRLVEDKTIEVTYNCSAIVSSPLVKKRKDPGAFTILSTIGLFKFAKLLCDLRANVNLMPYDIFHKLGLGKSSPTSMKLLMADRTIKKLMRVLHDVLLKVDRFIFLINFVLLDYVMDVKVFIILGRPFLSTEKALVYVESS; the protein is encoded by the coding sequence ATGTCGGATCATGCTAAATTTGTGAAAGATTTGGTAGAAAAGAAACGACTTGTGGAGGATAAAACTATAGAAGTAACATATAATTGTAGTGCCATTGTGTCAAGCCCATTGGTAAAAAAGAGGAAAGACCCCGGTGCTTTCACCATTCTATCCACCATTGGATTATTCAAGTTTGCAAAGTTATTATGCGACCTCAGAGCAAATGTAAATCTAATGCCTTATGATATTTTCCACAAGCTAGGATTGGGAAAGTCGTCACCCACTTCAATGAAATTGCTCATGGCTGATCGGACTATCAAGAAGCTGATGAGAGTCCTTCATGATGTTCTTTTAAAAGTGGACCGGTTTATCTTCCTGATCAACTTTGTGTTATTAGATTATGTAATGGATGTTAAAGTTTTTATTATCCTTGGGAGACCATTCTTGTCTACTGAGAAGGCTTTGGTGTATGTGGAGTCCAGTTAG